In the Paenibacillus sp. FSL R7-0337 genome, TCTTCATCGGTTCCACAGCAGGCCTGGATCATAATGATTACACCCAGGTCTCCTTCACCGCGTCCAAGTTCGGTCTGCGCGGAATCGCCAATGCGGTCAGGGAGCATGTGAAGCCGTACGGCATCGGTGTGACTGTCATCAATCCTGGCGAGATAGCTACGCAGATTCCATTGGAGGCCGGTGTGGAGCCCGTCTTGTCTGCCTACAACGGCACGCAGATTCCGCTTCAGGATATCGTGTCCCTGGTACAATGCGTCATGAACCTGTCCAAGGCTTCCTGTGTGAAGGAGATCAATATTCCGGCGATGCTGGATTCGAATGCGTAGGGATGAAGCAGCGGAGAATCAGACTTAATAGAATGCCAGCAGCCGCGATCCACGCGGTCAAGGGGAGAGCGGTTTTAGAGTGGAGCATCTGTCACAGTATACTTATGTTCAATCGATCGCAAAAGATACTATAAGTCAATTACAGGGGATAATTAAAGAAGGTATCACAGAAAAGGAAATCGTCTATAGAGCCGAAGAGATTATGAGAGATAAGGGGATTCATAGTTTTTGGTATCACGGTGTAGGGGCATTTGTTCACGTTGGGAAGAGAACAATTAGGTCCGAGTCGGGTAAGGAGTATAAGCCTTCGGATACATTTGTCCGCAGAAATGATATCGTGACTATAGATCTTAGTCCAGAAATTAACGCCTTCTGGGGAGATTATGCACGAACACTAATAGTGATTGATGGAAAAGTAATTGCCGAAGACGCACTTGCACATACCAATAATGAATCTGCACTAGAATTTTCACATGGAATTAACGCCGAAAAGGATCTCCATAACAAATTTATTGATTTTGTAAGACCGGGCATGACTTTTGAAGAAGTCTACTTATATATGAATGAGGTTATCCAACAACTTGGTTACATTAATCTTGATTTTTCCGGAAATTTGGGGCACACCATCGAATTCGATAAAGATCACAGAAAATACTTGGAGTCCGGGAATAAGATGAAGCTTAGTGAAGGATCACTATTTACATTTGAGCCGCATATTAAGCACAAAAATGGATTGTACGGTTTTAAACGGGAGAATATTTATTATTTCCGTGATGGAGAATTACTTATTTTATAAGAACGTACGCTGCGGGACGGATTCCAGAATCATTGAACAGCGTTACCCTGGACGTATTCATCTATAATGTTGGCGTATGGGAGAGCTAGGGTGATACGAATGCGTAAATGAACTGAGGACCGGATGAATGGCAAGGGATAATCCTGGAGCCAACAAGCCTGTCCTCTATTTTGTTATATCTACCCAATCGTAATACTTCCGCCATGTACTTGGGTGCCCGGATAAGCGAATATAGACACAGAAGCTTAAGAGCGCATGAGGACGCTGCAGCACCATCGCGGTGATCCCGATCATAGGAGGTTACAGGATATGGCTTATCAGAATATTGACGGTGTGCGGGTATGGGGGAAGCCGGACGAAGGAGCCCTGGTGCAGGCACGGATGTGT is a window encoding:
- a CDS encoding M24 family metallopeptidase, which encodes MEHLSQYTYVQSIAKDTISQLQGIIKEGITEKEIVYRAEEIMRDKGIHSFWYHGVGAFVHVGKRTIRSESGKEYKPSDTFVRRNDIVTIDLSPEINAFWGDYARTLIVIDGKVIAEDALAHTNNESALEFSHGINAEKDLHNKFIDFVRPGMTFEEVYLYMNEVIQQLGYINLDFSGNLGHTIEFDKDHRKYLESGNKMKLSEGSLFTFEPHIKHKNGLYGFKRENIYYFRDGELLIL